A window of the Eretmochelys imbricata isolate rEreImb1 chromosome 7, rEreImb1.hap1, whole genome shotgun sequence genome harbors these coding sequences:
- the TRNT1 gene encoding CCA tRNA nucleotidyltransferase 1, mitochondrial isoform X1: MWCQLFLPRCRAGLHLFPLAQRGVRVQGRHLVTMKLESPEFQSLFTPGLKSVAELFEKEKYELRIAGGAVRDLLNGMKPQDVDFATVATPTQMKEMFQSAGVRMINNKGEKHGTITARLHEQNFEITTLRIDVVTDGRHAEVEFTTDWEKDAERRDLTINSMFLGLDGTLFDYFRGYEDLKNKKVRFVGHASQRIQEDYLRILRYFRFYGRVAEKPGDHEPNTLEAIKKNAKGLAGISGERIWVELKKILVGNHVNHLVRLMYELDVAHYIGLPVNGSLEEFDKVSKNVQNLFPKPMTVLTSLFKVQDDVIKLDLRLKISKEEKNLGLFIVKHRKDLIKATDSPEPLKPYQDFIIDSREADMNSRICELLKYQGEDHLLKEMQEWSVPSFPVSGHDLRKMGISSGKEIGTMLQQLRDQWKKSGYQMDKEELLNCVKKV, encoded by the exons ATGTGGTGCCAGCTGTTCCTGCCGCGCTGCAGGGCGggtctccacctcttccccctcgcCCAGAGAGGGGTCCGGGTCCAGGGACGGCACTTGGTCACCATGAAGCTGGAGTCTCCGGAATTCCAGTCTCTcttcaccccagggctgaagAGTGTGGCAG agttatttgaaaaggaaaagtATGAATTAAGAATAGCTGGAGGTGCTGTCAGAGATTTATTAAATGGAATGAAACCACAAGATGTGGACTTTGCCACCGTTGCTACACCTACTCAGATGAAGGAAATGTTCCAGTCTGCTGGTGTTCGTATGATCAATAACAAAGGAGAAAAACATGGAACCATTACTGCCAGG CTCCATGAACAGAATTTTGAAATTACCACACTTAGAATTGATGTTGTCACTGATGGACGACATGCAGAGGTGGAATTCACAACGGACTGGGAAAAAGATGCTGAAAGAAGAGATCTTACAATCAACTCTATGTTTTTAG GTTTGGATGGCACGCTTTTTGATTATTTCAGGGGTTACGAAGActtaaaaaacaagaaagtaaGATTTGTAGGACATGCAAGCCAGAGAATACAAGAGGATTATTTACGAATACTGAGATATTTCAG GTTTTATGGAAGAGTAGCAGAAAAGCCTGGTGACCATGAACCTAATACTCTGGAAGCaattaagaaaaatgccaaaGGTTTGGCTGGAATATCAGGAGAGAGGATTTGGGTGGAACTGAAAAAAATTCTTGTTGGAAACCACGTAAATCATTTGGTTCGACTTATGTATGAGCTCGATGTTGCCCATTATATAG GATTACCTGTTAATGGGAGTTTAGAGGAATTTGACAAAGTCAGTAAAAATGTTCAGAATCTGTTTCCAAAACCAATGACCGTTCTAACATCACTGTTCAAGGTGCAGGATGATGTCATAAAACTCGATTTGAGGCTGAAAATctcaaaagaagagaaaaacctTGGCCTTTTTATAGTGAAGCATAGAAAAGACTTAATCAAAGCTACAGATAGTCCAGAACCACTTAAACCATATCAAGACTTCATTATAGAT tctAGGGAAGCTGATATGAACTCCAGGATCTGTGAGCTTCTAAAATACCAAGGAGAGGACCATCTTCTAAAGGAAATGCAAGAGTGGTCTGTCCCTTCTTTTCCTGTCAGTGGCCATGATTTAAGAAAAATGGGAATTTCTTCTGGAAAGGAAATTGGAACAATGTTACAGCAGTTAAGGGATCAGTGGAAGAAGAGTGGTTACCAAATGGATAAAGAAGAACTCTTAAATTGTGTAAAGAAGGTGTAA
- the TRNT1 gene encoding CCA tRNA nucleotidyltransferase 1, mitochondrial isoform X2 — MKPQDVDFATVATPTQMKEMFQSAGVRMINNKGEKHGTITARLHEQNFEITTLRIDVVTDGRHAEVEFTTDWEKDAERRDLTINSMFLGLDGTLFDYFRGYEDLKNKKVRFVGHASQRIQEDYLRILRYFRFYGRVAEKPGDHEPNTLEAIKKNAKGLAGISGERIWVELKKILVGNHVNHLVRLMYELDVAHYIGLPVNGSLEEFDKVSKNVQNLFPKPMTVLTSLFKVQDDVIKLDLRLKISKEEKNLGLFIVKHRKDLIKATDSPEPLKPYQDFIIDSREADMNSRICELLKYQGEDHLLKEMQEWSVPSFPVSGHDLRKMGISSGKEIGTMLQQLRDQWKKSGYQMDKEELLNCVKKV; from the exons ATGAAACCACAAGATGTGGACTTTGCCACCGTTGCTACACCTACTCAGATGAAGGAAATGTTCCAGTCTGCTGGTGTTCGTATGATCAATAACAAAGGAGAAAAACATGGAACCATTACTGCCAGG CTCCATGAACAGAATTTTGAAATTACCACACTTAGAATTGATGTTGTCACTGATGGACGACATGCAGAGGTGGAATTCACAACGGACTGGGAAAAAGATGCTGAAAGAAGAGATCTTACAATCAACTCTATGTTTTTAG GTTTGGATGGCACGCTTTTTGATTATTTCAGGGGTTACGAAGActtaaaaaacaagaaagtaaGATTTGTAGGACATGCAAGCCAGAGAATACAAGAGGATTATTTACGAATACTGAGATATTTCAG GTTTTATGGAAGAGTAGCAGAAAAGCCTGGTGACCATGAACCTAATACTCTGGAAGCaattaagaaaaatgccaaaGGTTTGGCTGGAATATCAGGAGAGAGGATTTGGGTGGAACTGAAAAAAATTCTTGTTGGAAACCACGTAAATCATTTGGTTCGACTTATGTATGAGCTCGATGTTGCCCATTATATAG GATTACCTGTTAATGGGAGTTTAGAGGAATTTGACAAAGTCAGTAAAAATGTTCAGAATCTGTTTCCAAAACCAATGACCGTTCTAACATCACTGTTCAAGGTGCAGGATGATGTCATAAAACTCGATTTGAGGCTGAAAATctcaaaagaagagaaaaacctTGGCCTTTTTATAGTGAAGCATAGAAAAGACTTAATCAAAGCTACAGATAGTCCAGAACCACTTAAACCATATCAAGACTTCATTATAGAT tctAGGGAAGCTGATATGAACTCCAGGATCTGTGAGCTTCTAAAATACCAAGGAGAGGACCATCTTCTAAAGGAAATGCAAGAGTGGTCTGTCCCTTCTTTTCCTGTCAGTGGCCATGATTTAAGAAAAATGGGAATTTCTTCTGGAAAGGAAATTGGAACAATGTTACAGCAGTTAAGGGATCAGTGGAAGAAGAGTGGTTACCAAATGGATAAAGAAGAACTCTTAAATTGTGTAAAGAAGGTGTAA